The following is a genomic window from Tripterygium wilfordii isolate XIE 37 chromosome 19, ASM1340144v1, whole genome shotgun sequence.
TGTTGTTTGTTCTATAGGGCCTGGTTGTTCCTCACTGGGAGTAGGGGCATTGTCTGAAAATGGACCTTTTAGACCACATGGAAGAACATTGGTTAGAAATGAATATAGCTGGAACAGAGGTACATTCATGAAAAATCAGTTCCATTTTCTGATTTCCTATAATGTGGCCATCTTCTAATTAACATTCTTATGCTGCAGAAGCAAACATGTTATATTTAGAGACACCGGTTGGAGTGGGATTCTCTTATGCTGCCAATAGCTCAGTCTATGAGGCAGTGAATGATGAGATAACAGGTATGGTTTACTCCTCAGTCCTCACCCCTTTTATTCACTCTTACATTACCTGGGATTGTTGCATTAAACTCTCCTACACCACTTTTGTAGATTGTTGACCTGCATAGGTATCTTATTAGCTGATCCTTCTTTAGTTCTTTGAATCCTCTAGAATAAGTTTAGTTTCTTGTGAATTATGGCCAATGCCTAGTATATAAGCAGTGATTTCAAATCCAAAGGTTAATAGTACTTTGACAACTTTACGTAAGGACGagtttggttttttggtttgaTAGTGGAAAAGTTGACAGATAGTTTATTTAAGTTGGGCTTTGAGCATGTTTTTCCAGTCTCCTGCATTAGATGGTGAATCATGAACGGCCTTGATTATTCTGATGATTATTGCCTCCAGAATCCTATAATTTCTAAAGCTTTCTTCTGGTTTCTTTTCATAAGCCAGGGACAATCTTGTATTCTTGATACGGTGGTTCGGAAAGTTTCCACATTACAAGCACAGGGATTTGTTTATAACAGGAGAAAGCTATGCAGGTATGAGGAGTGCTTTCAAAACTTCTGTAACTTAATAGACAATATAAGTAGTTTCCATCTTTACATTTTGTTTCCAGGCCACTATATTCCTCAACTTGCGAAGCTTATGATCGAAATGAACAACGATAAGCAGTTATTCCATTTGAAAGGAATTGCTGTAAGTAACATTCCATAAACTTTAAATTTGTGCCACTTCCAGTCACAGAAGGCAAGGCTGAGCTGATATATAGCGCTTTGGATGCAGCTGGGAAATCCTGTTCTGGAATTTGCAACGGACTTCAACTCAAGAGCTGAGTACTTCTGGTCTCACGGGTTGATATCAGATTCGACGTACAGAAAGTTCAGCAAAGTCTGCAACTATTCTCGATATGTGAGTGAGTACTATAGGGATTCAGTTTCATCTATCTGTTCATGGGTTATGACACAAGTGATCAGTGAAACCAGTAGGTTTGTGGATAATTATGATGTTACTCTCGACGTCTGTATTTCATCAGTTCTCTCACAATCCAAAGTATTAAGTCCTCATGTAAGTCCTAAACTAGTCCCTTTTCACCAACTTTCccatttttgttaaatttggCCAAATGGTTATAACTTGCTTCACCTGTCAGCATGCGTCGGAGAAAATAGATGTTTGTGTGGAAGATGAAATCGTGCATTATTTAAACCGGAAAGATGTGCAGATGGCTCTCCATGCTCGACTTGTTGGAGTACGCAGATGGCTTGTTTGCAGCaagtatttcttcttcttcttttttcgctCATTAGAGAGTACAAATATGGAATAAAGTTTGACTGGATTTAACTCTGGTAATACCAAATCTCTCTTGATCACAGCATTTTGGATTATGACCTGCTAAATCTTGAGATTCCAACGATTCCTATTGTCGGATTCCTTGTCAAGGCAGGAATTCGAGTCTTGGTTTACAGGTAAGTTACACTCTTACATATCCTTATAATAAGATCAGTCATACTACATTGAATTTCAAAGAAATGAACTTTGCAGTGGAGATCAAGATTCTGTAATCCCATTGACTGGAAGCCGCAAACTGATCCATAGACTGGCACAGGAATTGAGTCTAAACAAAACTGTCCCTTATAGAGCATGGTTTGAAGGCAAGCAGGTAagctatctatctatctatctatatatatatatatacacacacagtctGTATTCTGTAAACACAATTAGTGATTATATATATGAACTGATCTATTTTCAGGTCGGTGGATGGACTCAAGTTTATGGTAACATTCTCTCATTTGCGACCATACGAGGTGCTTCTCATGAGGCTCCTTTCTCACAGCCTGAAAGATCACTTATGCTATTTAAATCATTTCTGGAAGGCAAAAATCTACCCAAAATTTTCTAATATAAGGCCAAGAACTGTAGTAGTTAGGTTGAGATTGTAGGTAATTCTGCCTGTGTTGTTTACAGATACATACAGAATTTGATCTTATAGaagaaggtaaaaaaaaaaaatggaattgtAAATTCAGTTTGCTAAATGGTTGATTTGTCGATTTTCAGATTCTGAGCTTCTCATCAATTTTGTTGAAACTTCTGTGTGTCGGGGCTTGACGGCCGGAGTTTAGACCCAAATCGAATGTTCAAAGGGTATATTTATATGACATcgttctcgattatcaaaaatACAGTATTGAGTTTGCTATCATCTACAGAATCATAAGAAtaacatttcaattaattatttcTCGTAGACAGTCCTGTACTGTACAAAGGCTTGTGGTAGTGTTCTTATGGGCCTAGTCCCTGAAGGTCCAACTAAGCCCATTCCAGCCCAATTAAATATTGAAGAATATAAGGCCCATTTAGGCCCAATTAAAACCACCGACAACTCCTCCTCAGTTTCCTCAACGGCCTGAAAAAGCGGGAACTGTTTTCAcccctccaaaaaaaaattcgttCTCTCTACCCCAAACTGTTTGGTGATTCCTGCATTTTCCTATCTAATTTTGCTTCTCCCATTCTCGAACCTCAAATCAagatttagaagaaaaaaaaatgtcgaCAACTGATCAGAAGGAGGACCCTGCACCTACAGCAATCATTAGCGATCTCCAGGTACTCACTCAGGCATTATTACATACAACTATGAGTATATGAATTTACACATAGAACGCAGATCTAATTCTAAATCTAGGTTTCTCTCTTACATATGCAGGacaaagaggaagagaaggagcTCTATCTTGGATCCTACGAGTCTGAGCCACCCTTGCCGTTGACCATTACTTCCCGGGTAACTGCTTCGTTGCCGACGTCTCAATTGTTGAATCGAATGAGAAAATGCGAGACGATTTGATTTtaacttatatatgtatatatatgttatatgtagGTGTTGTATATGTTGGGAGATATAACGGCAGGTTCGGCGTATCGGTTCACGAAATGGTTGGAGTTGGTTCGTAAACGCAGCGGCAAATATAGGTCCTCTGGCTTCCCCCATCGCCCCCACGGGGCCGTCACTATGTCATTCAGGTCCTTCATTTTCACTCTCCGACCAGTAATCTTTTCAAGTTCAACTAATTGAtttttgcaatgaaaatgaaatatataatatgtatgtatgtcagtAACTTAGTATGTATATGTCAGTTCTGTTGTAAACTGGTATTATTAGATTTCAAGTCATTCCCGTTTGCTGATAATAATACATATGGCAACAAGAAAATCTTTCAAAAATGTTGTGGAAAGGAATGTCTCAACAATTGAACCGGCGTCTGGTGTCTGGTGTTGAACCAATAAAATGCTTCGTACTTGTTTGTCATCATTTGCTAAAATGCAATATTGCACCGTTGCACGTAGTTGTCACTAAGAGTGCTCTTCAGTTCAGGAGAATTATTGGTTGATCACGAAAGTCCTCCACCTCCTGAGCAAACTCCAGAGATCAGTTTGTGGGAAAGACTTGGTAAAGCAGCTATGTTGGACATCGAGTCAGTCTCTTTTTCATGGGACTCGCTTTCTTCACTTCATCATACTGAGCATAGTAGCAGCGCCGAACATTCCGAGGATGAAATGAATAAAGCCCTTGAGGTATGTACTTTGATTTGACGTTGAACATAGTGCAACATGTCTTCATGGATTTGAAGCACAGGGGAGAATGTTTTCTGATTAAGCATATATGAATGCCATTTTACAGTTTTTAGTACCATTATTGTTCTCCTGACTTGTGAAACCATTTGGGGTTTTAACATAAATTCCTTTTAAGCTTTTAACCTAGGTTATCTTGTCCAATCATATGAGCGGGATTTGAGTTTATTAATAACCCAGAGTCATTGGAACCATGTAAGAGAAGAAAATGTCAATCCACTACTGTTAGCATTTTTCATCTTTGAGTGAACGCCTGTGTCATTTTGTTTTTGCAAGAGACTGGTTTCTTGTTTCTCTTGGAAGAACTACCGCCGTAattgttttccttctcttccactcccttaaattatatttgattttattcCTACAGGTTACTGTCAATTCTGGGGGAGTTGTTTTCTTTGCTTTATTCAACCAGACTGGACTTGATGAGTCCTTACCAAAGGAAGCTGCAGCTGTTATAAAGTTTTCATCTTCCAGGATGGCAACACAATTAGAACGATTTGGGTACGAATTTGCAAAGTGGCTGGGAGTCCAAACTCCACAGGTTGTACTTGTACCTGTACACACCTGCAGTTGTGTGATTTCTACCACCATGGGCCACAACTATTTTTCTACGAAATTCTGCTCAAACATCCACCTCCCTTCTTAACCCTCAGTTAGCTGACAggttattaaattattttgcaGGCCAGAGTCATCCATAATTGTAGCCCAGAGTGGCTCCAGATCAAGGAAGCTGTAGAGAAAGCAAGAACTCTAGCAGCTTCAGAAGGAGATGAAGCCGGTGAAATGACATGTTCAGAACTTCTGGAAGCTCTTGAACTTAGCCGTTGTCTCTTTTTCATGAGGTGAAATGAGAAGCTTGGTGGTTTTCATGATGTATGTTTGCATGCTTGTGTGTGTAGCGTAGCTGTGTTTCTACCTGTCATATAGCAGTACGAAATGTCTGTGTTCTTCACTTGGTGGCTATTTCGTAGATAGACTGAATGGTGTTGGGGTGTTGTGCCGTTTAGATTAGCCTATCTCAACTCTTCATTATTGAAATTTGGTCTGTTGGATTTGTCAGTCCAGGACAGGGAGTTTTTTGTAGTCTGTCTCGAAAACTAGGAAAATATTGCATTGTAACTTACAACTTAAGGCATGgacagggttttttttttcatggcgTCAACTAAAATTGAAGCCATGGACAGTTTGTTATTGTTTTCTGTTGGTGGGTTTATTTAAGGAAATAATATCTATGGCCTTTCTACATTGCTATCGATGgaataaatttaaattattaacaATAACCTGAAATTTTTATTCAGTTTTCAGAAGAGAAAATCCGTTCTTTTTTTGCAGTTACGTTCATGGATCTCCTTTATTGGAAAGCTCAAATGCCTTTGAGTCAcgtgaaattgcagaaaaaacagCAGCAGCTCTTGGTAGGGTATTGGTGTTGGACCTTGTCATCAGAAATGAAGACAGGCTCCCTTGTCGTGAGCTTGGATGGCGTGGAAATCCCTCAAACTTATTATTGGCTGACAAAATGGCCTCCACTAGTATCAGTGCACTGGAGGATGCTTTTGATTCTGCAATTAAGCGGTACAGACCAAGGGTGTTTAAAGCTCTtcgaaaagaaagaagagcaaCTTCAGTAGATTGCAGACTCAACCCTCATAGTCCAGGATTGGCATCACCAAACTCTGAACTGTCTGATATTACAGATTCTCCGAAATCAGTTGAGATGAGCCTAAGAAGTCAGACACCAGATGAATCATGCTATGGTTGTCACATCGTGGCGATTGACTCCGGTGTTCCCCGTCGACCCCCTGCCGGAAAACGTGCAAATGACCAGGTCATTTATCCTAGGTTGGTTGAGTTGTTTCTCAACAGTTCTGAGTACTCCTCAAATTTGCTGTATGATATTACAGGAGGGAAATTAGGATCTCCTCCACTGGAGGATAATGGCATAACTGATAAGCTGGCAGAAGAAATGACTTCAGTTATTCAGGAATTTCGTAGTGGGTTTCGTGCTGCTCTTAGGGATCTGCAGGGTTTCCATATATTCTTACTCACACTTCACCAGAAATTGGATGGCTTATTACGAGTATGTTTGAATTTTATAGATAGAACTTCAGGGGATTTTGACAAGGACGATTTCATGGCTCTTGATTCACCTTCACGTGGTACCGGAGTTACTCATTTTCCCTTTCCAAGTAAAGAACAGTCCACTAATGATAACCATCCAGATTATTGTGATACAGGCTCACAGAGAACAGCTACTAAGTTTGTTTCTTCTGGAAATAAAGATAGCTCAGACTCTAGTTCTCCCATGTCACGAGAAGGCTGGCATGGGAAGTCCTGCAAAGGAAGCAGTGAGACCCTACGCAATCTACGTTTGACGTCAAAACTACGCGATTTTCATAAAGTTGCCAAGGTTT
Proteins encoded in this region:
- the LOC119986012 gene encoding serine carboxypeptidase-like 45 isoform X1, producing MMHFPAWKAMAMAAAIFLQVGFPLEVESSSARSDKIDRLPGQPHVGFQQYSGYVTVDDKKEKALFYYFVEAVKDPSSKPLVLWLNGGPGCSSLGVGALSENGPFRPHGRTLVRNEYSWNREANMLYLETPVGVGFSYAANSSVYEAVNDEITARDNLVFLIRWFGKFPHYKHRDLFITGESYAGHYIPQLAKLMIEMNNDKQLFHLKGIALGNPVLEFATDFNSRAEYFWSHGLISDSTYRKFSKVCNYSRYVSEYYRDSVSSICSWVMTQVISETSRFVDNYDVTLDVCISSVLSQSKVLSPHHASEKIDVCVEDEIVHYLNRKDVQMALHARLVGVRRWLVCSNILDYDLLNLEIPTIPIVGFLVKAGIRVLVYSGDQDSVIPLTGSRKLIHRLAQELSLNKTVPYRAWFEGKQVGGWTQVYGNILSFATIRGASHEAPFSQPERSLMLFKSFLEGKNLPKIF
- the LOC119986012 gene encoding serine carboxypeptidase-like 45 isoform X2, whose product is MESHGNGCCNFPSGPGCSSLGVGALSENGPFRPHGRTLVRNEYSWNREANMLYLETPVGVGFSYAANSSVYEAVNDEITARDNLVFLIRWFGKFPHYKHRDLFITGESYAGHYIPQLAKLMIEMNNDKQLFHLKGIALGNPVLEFATDFNSRAEYFWSHGLISDSTYRKFSKVCNYSRYVSEYYRDSVSSICSWVMTQVISETSRFVDNYDVTLDVCISSVLSQSKVLSPHHASEKIDVCVEDEIVHYLNRKDVQMALHARLVGVRRWLVCSNILDYDLLNLEIPTIPIVGFLVKAGIRVLVYSGDQDSVIPLTGSRKLIHRLAQELSLNKTVPYRAWFEGKQVGGWTQVYGNILSFATIRGASHEAPFSQPERSLMLFKSFLEGKNLPKIF
- the LOC119986007 gene encoding dual specificity protein phosphatase PHS1-like isoform X2 yields the protein MSTTDQKEDPAPTAIISDLQDKEEEKELYLGSYESEPPLPLTITSRVLYMLGDITAGSAYRFTKWLELVRKRSGKYRSSGFPHRPHGAVTMSFSSGELLVDHESPPPPEQTPEISLWERLGKAAMLDIESVSFSWDSLSSLHHTEHSSSAEHSEDEMNKALEVTVNSGGVVFFALFNQTGLDESLPKEAAAVIKFSSSRMATQLERFGYEFAKWLGVQTPQARVIHNCSPEWLQIKEAVEKARTLAASEGDEAGEMTCSELLEALELSRCLFFMSYVHGSPLLESSNAFESREIAEKTAAALGRVLVLDLVIRNEDRLPCRELGWRGNPSNLLLADKMASTSISALEDAFDSAIKRYRPRVFKALRKERRATSVDCRLNPHSPGLASPNSELSDITDSPKSVEMSLRSQTPDESCYGCHIVAIDSGVPRRPPAGKRANDQVIYPRLVELFLNSSEYSSNLLYDITGGKLGSPPLEDNGITDKLAEEMTSVIQEFRSGFRAALRDLQGFHIFLLTLHQKLDGLLRVCLNFIDRTSGDFDKDDFMALDSPSRGTGVTHFPFPSKEQSTNDNHPDYCDTGSQRTATKFVSSGNKDSSDSSSPMSREGWHGKSCKGSSETLRNLRLTSKLRDFHKVAKVDAESNKELEQWNDMLRNDALKLCQENNFNTGFFEGSDNNSIVDAYELKLRLEHILQRIALISDAANTEKPCCITSSLFIGGNLAARSVCTLQHLGITHILCLCSNEIGQSDSQFPDLFEYKNFSICDSEDVNISSIFEEASDFIDHVEQIGGRVLVHCFEGRSRSATVVLAYLMLRKDFTLLEAWKTLKSLHRRAQPNDGFARILLDLDKKLHGKLSMEWQQRKPVMKVCSICGKNAGLSSSSLKLHLQKAHKKLSSGSVDSAMTMEIQKALDALKISRGGSVSPKERHSSSLL
- the LOC119986007 gene encoding dual specificity protein phosphatase PHS1-like isoform X1, which codes for MSTTDQKEDPAPTAIISDLQVSLLHMQDKEEEKELYLGSYESEPPLPLTITSRVLYMLGDITAGSAYRFTKWLELVRKRSGKYRSSGFPHRPHGAVTMSFSSGELLVDHESPPPPEQTPEISLWERLGKAAMLDIESVSFSWDSLSSLHHTEHSSSAEHSEDEMNKALEVTVNSGGVVFFALFNQTGLDESLPKEAAAVIKFSSSRMATQLERFGYEFAKWLGVQTPQARVIHNCSPEWLQIKEAVEKARTLAASEGDEAGEMTCSELLEALELSRCLFFMSYVHGSPLLESSNAFESREIAEKTAAALGRVLVLDLVIRNEDRLPCRELGWRGNPSNLLLADKMASTSISALEDAFDSAIKRYRPRVFKALRKERRATSVDCRLNPHSPGLASPNSELSDITDSPKSVEMSLRSQTPDESCYGCHIVAIDSGVPRRPPAGKRANDQVIYPRLVELFLNSSEYSSNLLYDITGGKLGSPPLEDNGITDKLAEEMTSVIQEFRSGFRAALRDLQGFHIFLLTLHQKLDGLLRVCLNFIDRTSGDFDKDDFMALDSPSRGTGVTHFPFPSKEQSTNDNHPDYCDTGSQRTATKFVSSGNKDSSDSSSPMSREGWHGKSCKGSSETLRNLRLTSKLRDFHKVAKVDAESNKELEQWNDMLRNDALKLCQENNFNTGFFEGSDNNSIVDAYELKLRLEHILQRIALISDAANTEKPCCITSSLFIGGNLAARSVCTLQHLGITHILCLCSNEIGQSDSQFPDLFEYKNFSICDSEDVNISSIFEEASDFIDHVEQIGGRVLVHCFEGRSRSATVVLAYLMLRKDFTLLEAWKTLKSLHRRAQPNDGFARILLDLDKKLHGKLSMEWQQRKPVMKVCSICGKNAGLSSSSLKLHLQKAHKKLSSGSVDSAMTMEIQKALDALKISRGGSVSPKERHSSSLL
- the LOC119986007 gene encoding dual specificity protein phosphatase PHS1-like isoform X3, with product MLDIESVSFSWDSLSSLHHTEHSSSAEHSEDEMNKALEVTVNSGGVVFFALFNQTGLDESLPKEAAAVIKFSSSRMATQLERFGYEFAKWLGVQTPQARVIHNCSPEWLQIKEAVEKARTLAASEGDEAGEMTCSELLEALELSRCLFFMSYVHGSPLLESSNAFESREIAEKTAAALGRVLVLDLVIRNEDRLPCRELGWRGNPSNLLLADKMASTSISALEDAFDSAIKRYRPRVFKALRKERRATSVDCRLNPHSPGLASPNSELSDITDSPKSVEMSLRSQTPDESCYGCHIVAIDSGVPRRPPAGKRANDQVIYPRLVELFLNSSEYSSNLLYDITGGKLGSPPLEDNGITDKLAEEMTSVIQEFRSGFRAALRDLQGFHIFLLTLHQKLDGLLRVCLNFIDRTSGDFDKDDFMALDSPSRGTGVTHFPFPSKEQSTNDNHPDYCDTGSQRTATKFVSSGNKDSSDSSSPMSREGWHGKSCKGSSETLRNLRLTSKLRDFHKVAKVDAESNKELEQWNDMLRNDALKLCQENNFNTGFFEGSDNNSIVDAYELKLRLEHILQRIALISDAANTEKPCCITSSLFIGGNLAARSVCTLQHLGITHILCLCSNEIGQSDSQFPDLFEYKNFSICDSEDVNISSIFEEASDFIDHVEQIGGRVLVHCFEGRSRSATVVLAYLMLRKDFTLLEAWKTLKSLHRRAQPNDGFARILLDLDKKLHGKLSMEWQQRKPVMKVCSICGKNAGLSSSSLKLHLQKAHKKLSSGSVDSAMTMEIQKALDALKISRGGSVSPKERHSSSLL